gaccgtcacttccttcaacttaatatcaactagagtaggaatgcaacgttttggagccttctgattaatgtaaagtcacttaggtttaaggagagaccacctagtctggaccatgaggtctgtgtggtctgattttttatgtaaatctatgtaaatttctctctctctctctctctctctctctctctctctctctctctctctctctctctctctctctctctctctctctctctctctctctctctctctctctgaatgaagtgaatatttattttttcgataaaaaaatagcttgTATACTTAGTTATTATaaatgtactcgatcatagtctaagaacaataacgatatttattagcaacctaaaaaagaaaaagaatcggacatgaagaattatccagtaactccaataaataaatcaaataataaaataatggaaacgggagctgtgatggaaacgaagagcaggacaaaatggtgggaacttggggagacggtcagcgaggcagtgactcagcgtctccacacagggcccataccacatggaggcgggcgagcgccgagcgtcactaagatccaaacggtaccggtactagcggcaatgctcagtgccgagtgatcatgaggcttcccggcacccgagtgatcatgaggcttcgcggcacccgagtgatcatgaggcttcgcggcaccggGTACcgggtaccgggtaccgcgaagaatcgattcttcgcggcacccggtaccggtacctggtgccgcgaagcctcatgatcattCGGGTGCCGGGtacgatggtacgctaggttagcgatggtacgtttagttagcgatggtacgctaggttagcgatggtactgCTGTTGTTGTGGAAGGTAGTGCAATTTTTAGTACTTTTTTGAGTTGCCCCTTACATATTCACTTTGCCACAGTATTAACTTAAATTTcaggggaaatgaaagaagaaacgttgtattttcttgtactttttttaGATTTAATAAATTTtgataacaattttttttttctccaaaatgGGGTTCAATATACCCCATGACCGTGTTGATAGTACTATTACCCACGACCGTGTTCTAAGgtcaaatctcctctttctcttgtactCTCCAGTGTAGGGAGGCtcagcaatcttccttcataaggcaggtcgctcagactaggtgccatttttgttgttgccgctctctgtatcctctaatgttttctaacgtgtttcttaagtgatggcgaccaagccactgatgcatattctagtctagagcgtatcaaggtcacaattaatctccttaccgtgtgtgtgtgtagcctatacagcaaacagtgtcctggtgtgtgtgtgtgtgtgtgtgtagcctatacagcaaacagtgtcctggtgtgtgtgtgcgtgtgtgtgtgtgtgtgtgtgtgtgtgtgtagcctatacagcaaacagtgtcctggtgtgtgtgtgtgtgtgtgtgtgtgtgtgtgtgtgtgtgtgtgtgtgtgtgtgtagcctatacagcaaacagtgtcctggtgtgtgtgtgtgtgtgtgtgtgtgtgtgtgtgtgtgtgtgtagcctatacaacaaacagtgtcctggtgtgtgtgtgtctgtgtgtgtgtgtgtgtgtgtgtgtgtgtgtgtgtgtgtgtgtgtgaacacatgATCGCAAGGGGTCCGCAAACTggcctatacttggcagcccctgtccgcccccgcgagtggcagtgtagcacccaTCATCCGCCTCCCCAAGCCCATCTAATCTCCTGAATGCAGTAATCCTGCCCCAGCCAGCCACCACACGGCCACCACCCAGCCGTGTTCCACCCTGTATCCCACCCACTACTTCCTACCAAATCTTTTCATCCATAAACTCATCTAACCTCTTTTTGAACACATTTACACTACTGCTGCATACTGCCTCCCCTGGCAATGCATTCCATAAATCTGCCACCCTATGCATGGCTAAAGAAATAGTTTTGTAAGTCCAACCTACACCCTTGTTTCCTAATTCTCCTATCATGACCCCTAGTCCTGTTTCCCTCCTCTAGTGTAAAGAAAGTATCCACATCTAAGTAATCGCAATCTGAAAACATTTTATATAGCTCTATCATATCCCCCGTTAGACATCTCCTCTCAAATGAAAACATATCTAGCTCTTTTACCCTCTCCCTATACTCCAGGCGCCTCATTGCTGCCATCATCCTAGTTGCTCTTCTCTGAACTGCTTCTAACAAAGTTACATCCTGTGGTGACCAAGCTTGTATACAATACTCTAAATGAGCTCTAACATATGCATTAAATAAACTACCTCTTACCTCCTTGCTTTCATAACTATAACATTTCTATTTATAAACCCCAGGATCCTGTTTGCCCTATTTCTAGCTTGTAAACACTGCTTTGAGAATTTCATAGTCTTATCTGTCACTACACCTAAATCCTTTTCATTCTCAACTGCCTCTAACCAAACTCCTTCCATCTCATAGCTAAAATTCCTATTATATCTTTACCTATATGCTTAACCTGACACTTCCGGGAGTTAGACTCCATCTGCCACCTATCTGCCCATCCTATCCAAGTCCCTTTGCATCCTATAATTGTCTTGAGCCCCTGTACTGTACTAgctatcttggtatcatctgcaaactttggTGTTTTACTACTAATCCCTATATCTaaatcattaatatatattaggAACAAAAGTGGCCCTAGCTGAGGTACCCCACTAACCACTTCCCTCCAGTCAGACTTGGCCCCATTTAATACTACTCTCTGTTTTCTACCCCTGAGCCATCCGCTCCACTACTACTGTACCCCTATCCCATGCAACCTCAGTTTATGCACTAGCCTCCTGTGTGGTGCCTTATCAAAAGCTTGACTAAAATCTAGATAAATTACTACGGCTATACTGTTTCCCTCATCTAACTGCTTTGTAATGTGTTCTAAGAACTGTAGTAAGTTTGTGAGACACGACCTACCTCATCTAAACCCATGCTGAGAGTCCCTAATTAGTCTATACTGATCTAAATGCTCCCAAATACTACCCTCAATAATTTTCTCcagaatcttacacacacacgcactgtatACTAGTCAAACTGACTGGCCTATAATTACTAAcatcctctttcctacctttcttaaaAATGGGTGTAACATTAGCTAACTTCCAGTCCTGAGGTATCTCTACGTAGGAGCAAGTCTCAAAACAACGGTTTATCTGCCACACCCGTTCATGCCGGATGAACCAAGGACTACTGTAATGATGTACTTTTTTCATAGACGTTAATGTTAACATTCAATACATTCTTGCTGGATTAACGGTATCAACGTTAACATTTACATTAACAATATAACGATGTTAAGATTATGATTAACGAAGCCCACCACTGATCATTGGCACCTTCCTTATAGACACAAGTCTATTTTTCTGTCAAAGAAAGTACATGAAATATTTCAGACGATAAACTGATGATTCCCGTCAGCTTAACGCCAGTACTTTCCACTCTGTTGTGCTATAAGGAAGTACCATTGTAAAAGTCACACGAATTTTGAACTGTGAAACTTTACACGGGAATTTTCAGGAATATTCAGGAATTTTCATTTACtcggagaatataaaaaaagtttgCCTGTTACCAGTGTGTGGCTGTGTGCTGCCTCCAGTGTGTTCCTGCTGTAGTGCCTCCCTCACTCTGCCTCTCTGTTTCAGGGTGACAACCCCGAGGAGTGTCCAGTGTGCCTGACAGGCTTTGATGACTTAGTACAGCGGCCACGCACTCTGCCCTGTGGCCACACAGTCTGCACACTGTGCACAGATAAGCTGAAGGAGCAGGGCCGTGTTACCTGTCCGGAGTGCCGCGTCAGCCATGTCGTGCCCGAAGGCGGGCAGTTCCCTGTCTGCTATATAGTTGAGGCCTTCATAAGAAGGCTGAGAGATGGCAAGGCGGCACCAGCAGCCTCGCCGCCACCCAGTgccgggaaggggaaaggggcagCAGGATCAGCTGGCAAGAAGGGAGCAGCGGGTCTCTCCAAGAAAATGCGTTCCTTTCTGCAGGAACAGGAGGCCACagttgtggccgccatcaccgcctgccAGGAGGCTCAGTCCCAGCTGGACCAGTATGAGGCCACCCTGACAGGCTGGGGCgagcggcagcagcagctggaGGACAGCCTCCAGGGACTGATGGACCAGAGCAGGAGTTCCAGGGAGCTCCTGCAGCAGGAAAAGTTCCGTGTGGCaccgaagaggaaggaggcaaagaagaaggagcaggagctgCAGGCTGTGCGGGAGAAGTTGCGCACTCCTGCAACAGAGCAAGAGGCACTCAAGGTTGTGGGAACTGTGTTTCACCTCACAAGTGAGGCGGAGCAGGTGTTGGAGGAGGGCCAGCAGTGTTTCCCTGACGCCGGCATCCTCACCAccgccaggaaggtgagtgtgctGCACCTGTGCCCTGGGCCCTCAGCCACGCGAGTAAACACACCAGGCAacacacagggggcatacacaGTGGTGCACACAGGGGGTatgcacaagggtacacacagggggcatGCACAAGGGTACACGCTGGAAGCACACCCGGAGCGGACCTTGTGCCCCGTGCCCTCacccgtcttcttctcctccctcttggcGCTGCTCGCTCGTTTTAGTTGCGTTGCTGGTTCGCCGGAAGGGTGTGTCTTCCGGTGATGACTTGCCGGAACTTACAACGTTCCGGTGCTGATCCTTGCTGATTTAGCGTCAACCCAGCTTCTGTTCTCACGACCATAAGCGCCTACGTGTCCACTAACATCCTGTGGCGACACTGAGCTTGTGTTTCGACACATGCATTCATATGTACatgataatatacacattacaagcatATACAGGGGTAGACACTGGTGGCATACACAggggtacacacagggggcatatacaggggtacacacagggggcatacacaggggtacacacagagggcatagaaagcGGCACACAGGGGCGAGGGTGTGAGCTTCTTCCCTAACCCAGTGTTGTTGTTTCAGGTGAGAGAGGCATCTAGTGCAGCCCTGGAGGCCGCCAAGGCTGTCCAGGCGGCTTGGGAAACTGTTTCTACagaagaacccaggccccagtcagacccagaagaacccaggccccagtcagtcccagaagaacccaggccccagtcagacccagaagagcCCAGTTCCCAGTCAGACCCAGACCTCACCATCATGGAAAAAGTGCAGTTCATCTTAGAGCCAAGCTTGAAGGTCAGTACCCCCCCCTGAGTGTCACTCTTGTTACAGCGAGTCCCTGGCACACATCACTGCAGTGCTTACCTTACCTCAACACAGCACTGCAGTCACCTTACTTTGTCACTGTGTGATTGCTGTGTTTGCCTTACCTCAACACAGCACCAGTGGTCAGAgtaccttgtcatggcataattggtgtttctgttagtgcctcagtgagttaccagtggtcaccttgtcatgacataattggtgtttctgttagtgtctcagtgagttaccagtggtcaccttgtcatggcataattggtgtttctgttagtgcctcagtgagttaccagtggtcaccttgtcatgacataattggtgtttctgttagtgcctcagtgagttaccagtggtcaccttgtcatggcataattggtgtttctgttagtgtctcagtgagttaccagtggtcaccttgtcatggcataattggtgtttctgttagtgtctcagtgagttaccagtggtcaccttgtcatggcataattgatgtttctgttagtgtctcagtgagttaccagtggtcaccttgtcatggcataattggtgtttctgttagtgcctcaatgagttaccagtggtcaccttgtcatggcataattggtgtttctgttagtgcctcagtgagttaccagtggccACCTTGTCATgacataattggtgtttctgttagtgtctcagtgagttaccagtggccACCTTGTCATgacataattggtgtttctgttagtgtctcagtgagttaccagtggtcaccttgtcatgacataattggtgtttctgttagtgtctcaatgagttaccagtggtcaccttgtcatggcataattggtgtttctgttagtgtctcaatgagttaccagtggtcaccttgtcatggcataattggtgtttctgttagtgtctcagtgagttaccagtggtcaccttgtcatggcataattggtgtttctgttagtgcctcagtgagttaccagtggtcaccttgtcatggcataattggtgtttctgttagtgcctcagtgagttttGAGTTCAGCTTCATAAGCAAAGCTCTCTTAAGGAGTCAGCAGCTTTCTTTACACACTCTTGTTTCCTGCCGGCCAAGGCAGCAACCTGACGTGGTCTTCTTgctcttaattcccttccctccaccgggGACCTTTG
This genomic interval from Eriocheir sinensis breed Jianghai 21 unplaced genomic scaffold, ASM2467909v1 Scaffold33, whole genome shotgun sequence contains the following:
- the LOC126991736 gene encoding uncharacterized protein LOC126991736, whose amino-acid sequence is MAACQVSTKGDNPEECPVCLTGFDDLVQRPRTLPCGHTVCTLCTDKLKEQGRVTCPECRVSHVVPEGGQFPVCYIVEAFIRRLRDGKAAPAASPPPSAGKGKGAAGSAGKKGAAGLSKKMRSFLQEQEATVVAAITACQEAQSQLDQYEATLTGWGERQQQLEDSLQGLMDQSRSSRELLQQEKFRVAPKRKEAKKKEQELQAVREKLRTPATEQEALKVVGTVFHLTSEAEQVLEEGQQCFPDAGILTTARKVREASSAALEAAKAVQAAWETVSTEEPRPQSDPEEPRPQSVPEEPRPQSDPEEPSSQSDPDLTIMEKVQFILEPSLKAEDFRSLTQRTRSLLQAGRVFAVHQVEGQRRRRARISLEAGRPCLHALADHPLTLGASTLQVSQVVPPSPPCTVFLDLSWPGRAPRRVHIRLSPDTQRGRQFLLLCTGQRGPSYRGTSLYWVWWKGEPGEWVCGGDYESNDGKGECVLLPGLEEGEERRQCRAGDVWWEGRQGVFGITTRDYQGVWRCCFFGEVVEGLHVVAEAAQHSDMKEVTVVDCGVVL